From one Caldithrix abyssi DSM 13497 genomic stretch:
- a CDS encoding Gfo/Idh/MocA family protein, with protein sequence MDFNKVRVAVIGVGHLGSIHAKLYTQIPEAELVGVFDIDRQTCERVAGELDVKAFESLESLWPAVDAVNIVTPTTTHFNIAMEALQNNKHVFIEKPVTDKIFQAYDLKKFAEHKGLKIQIGHIERFNPAVLALTDVQINPLFIETHRLATFKPRGTDVAVVLDLMIHDIDLVLKFVKSEPTRISANGVGVVSSNIDIANARIEFKNGCVANLTASRISAKKMRKMRIFQKDAYISMDFNEGYSEIFYLENEEHPIFENGTLALSLGELELGELRREIKYNRLKRDDVNPLQLELISFIDAVKNNLEPAITIQDGINALGLAQKVMKEINRHQKYLSRQMGLAIHQSAVKNAEE encoded by the coding sequence ATGGATTTTAATAAAGTAAGAGTTGCCGTAATTGGCGTTGGACACCTGGGAAGCATTCATGCCAAATTGTACACACAAATACCGGAAGCCGAGTTGGTTGGCGTTTTTGACATCGATCGGCAAACCTGCGAACGCGTGGCCGGCGAATTAGACGTTAAGGCCTTTGAATCGCTGGAAAGCCTGTGGCCCGCTGTAGATGCGGTGAATATTGTTACGCCCACCACCACCCATTTTAATATTGCCATGGAGGCTTTACAAAACAATAAACATGTTTTTATCGAAAAACCAGTAACCGATAAAATCTTCCAGGCCTACGATTTAAAGAAGTTTGCCGAGCACAAGGGATTAAAGATTCAGATCGGGCATATCGAACGATTTAACCCGGCCGTGCTTGCCCTGACCGATGTGCAAATTAATCCGCTGTTTATCGAAACGCATCGTCTGGCTACATTTAAGCCAAGAGGCACGGACGTGGCCGTTGTGCTGGACTTAATGATTCACGACATCGATCTGGTGCTGAAATTTGTAAAAAGCGAGCCGACCAGAATCAGCGCCAACGGCGTGGGCGTTGTTTCCAGCAATATTGATATTGCCAACGCCCGCATCGAATTTAAAAACGGCTGCGTGGCCAATTTAACGGCCAGCCGAATTTCCGCCAAAAAGATGCGTAAAATGCGCATCTTCCAGAAAGACGCTTACATTTCCATGGATTTTAACGAGGGCTATTCCGAAATTTTTTACCTGGAAAACGAAGAACACCCGATCTTTGAAAACGGAACCCTTGCTCTTTCGCTGGGCGAACTGGAACTGGGAGAATTAAGGCGCGAAATCAAGTACAACCGCCTGAAAAGAGATGATGTTAATCCTTTACAGCTGGAGCTCATCAGTTTTATTGACGCCGTAAAGAACAATCTGGAACCTGCGATTACCATTCAGGACGGGATCAATGCGCTTGGTCTGGCCCAGAAGGTGATGAAAGAAATAAACAGGCATCAAAAATACCTCAGTCGCCAGATGGGGCTTGCCATTCATCAATCCGCAGTAAAAAATGCAGAGGAATAA
- a CDS encoding alanyl-tRNA editing protein, whose translation MTEKFYYHNPYTAKIVATVLDVREKDGERWVLTDQTVFYPGGGGQLPDRGLIEKQTVTDVKEKNGKIWHKLQKDASQFVPGQKVTMEIDWPYRFYQMQQHTGQHLLSAVLERAGWPTVSVHLGEAHTLIEVEGRLPETAELHNLEKQAQTMIARALAVKTHWVTADDMDRFPLRRPPAKFDNLRVVEIEHLDYSACGGTHLQNTAEIGLIKIVGCEKIRGRARIKALIGERAFEYMEQLHQTSVLLREKLNTDHLQFNERVAQLQEELHYLKRLKKFYQQYFVNFTSRELAESTNNALVVFKMEQGEQDDAAAIAKKLSQTYHKVALIQFDRRFFLTSPSAERFDTIKFIKENAEHLEIRGGGPQGYCQGVMKRNNLNQIAETVNMALKSI comes from the coding sequence ATGACAGAAAAGTTTTACTATCACAATCCATACACTGCCAAAATCGTAGCTACTGTACTGGATGTGCGGGAAAAAGACGGCGAACGCTGGGTATTAACAGACCAAACCGTTTTTTATCCGGGAGGCGGCGGCCAGCTACCCGATCGAGGCCTTATCGAAAAACAGACGGTAACGGATGTCAAAGAAAAGAACGGCAAAATATGGCATAAATTGCAAAAAGACGCCTCCCAATTTGTACCAGGCCAGAAGGTTACCATGGAAATTGACTGGCCCTATCGCTTTTATCAAATGCAGCAGCACACCGGCCAGCACCTTCTTTCTGCCGTTCTGGAAAGGGCTGGCTGGCCAACGGTTTCTGTGCATCTCGGAGAGGCCCATACGCTGATCGAAGTGGAAGGACGCCTGCCGGAAACGGCTGAACTGCACAATCTGGAAAAGCAGGCGCAAACCATGATTGCCCGCGCGCTTGCGGTGAAAACACACTGGGTAACGGCTGATGACATGGACCGTTTTCCCTTGCGCCGGCCGCCAGCAAAATTTGATAACTTACGCGTGGTGGAAATTGAACATCTGGATTACTCAGCCTGCGGCGGCACTCATTTGCAAAACACGGCGGAAATCGGTCTGATTAAAATTGTGGGCTGCGAAAAGATCCGGGGGCGGGCGCGAATTAAAGCGCTGATCGGAGAGCGGGCTTTTGAGTACATGGAGCAACTGCACCAGACCAGTGTGCTGCTGCGGGAAAAATTAAACACCGATCACCTGCAATTTAATGAACGGGTGGCGCAGCTTCAGGAAGAGTTACACTATCTAAAGCGTTTAAAAAAATTCTATCAACAATATTTTGTCAATTTTACCAGCAGAGAACTGGCCGAATCGACGAACAACGCGCTGGTGGTTTTTAAGATGGAACAGGGCGAACAAGACGATGCCGCGGCCATTGCCAAAAAGCTCAGTCAAACCTATCACAAAGTGGCTTTAATTCAGTTTGACCGGCGTTTTTTTCTCACTTCGCCTTCGGCCGAACGGTTTGACACCATTAAGTTTATCAAAGAAAACGCCGAACATCTGGAAATAAGAGGCGGGGGGCCGCAGGGCTATTGCCAGGGCGTGATGAAACGAAATAACTTGAATCAAATTGCAGAAACGGTTAATATGGCCTTGAAATCAATTTAA
- a CDS encoding chloride channel protein: protein MPDRPKFHIRSQKRWERLFRRWQIKGLRALYKLNAPTDLYLLVLAAVVGVLTGFGAYFLNIIVNGVHFFLFEHLGFAVFTDQTSNFLRILYPALGGLMVGIIAYKFSPEVKGHGIPSVMDAVANKGGYIRKRVTILTSINSGMTIGSGGSAGKEGPIVQIGAAIGSSIGQLFRVSQRRLKILVGCGAAGGLAAVFNAPVAGVLFAIEIILGDYRLGVFSPIVISSVISTTLSRALIGSSPVFMIPQYSLQSPAEYPLYLLMGLLGGILAVIFIKTLYGIEDFFEDNLTVPGWVKPAIGGLLTGIIAYKFPELYGFDDSATHTALMGYTEISIIAILIVAKILATSFTLGSGGTGGLFTPSLFIGAMFGALFGTVVNMLFPGVTAPPGAYALVGMGVLVSGTIHAPLTALLMIFEITGDYDIILPLMLGTVTSVIVARAIERESIYTMKISHFSHRTEAGKNLDILRSHRITSLITTDVPVVYEYTPFEEVLNLFMKTHYNTIPVLNKDQKVVGTISLREIRPVLFDRDIAPLLLAIDIMSENVFVLEQDSTLEEALQKMEIDDSELLPVVESTQTMRYLGMVAREDIWRRYSKESLLLTDSRE from the coding sequence ATGCCTGACAGACCAAAATTTCACATCCGCTCGCAAAAAAGGTGGGAACGCCTTTTCAGACGCTGGCAGATAAAGGGGCTGCGCGCCCTGTACAAACTCAATGCCCCTACCGATCTGTATCTGCTTGTGCTGGCGGCAGTGGTCGGCGTATTGACCGGCTTTGGCGCCTATTTCCTGAACATCATCGTCAACGGCGTTCATTTCTTTCTTTTTGAGCACCTTGGTTTTGCGGTGTTTACAGATCAGACATCCAATTTTTTGCGCATTCTTTATCCGGCGCTGGGCGGGCTGATGGTCGGTATTATCGCCTACAAATTTTCGCCGGAGGTTAAAGGGCACGGTATTCCCAGCGTAATGGACGCCGTGGCTAACAAGGGCGGCTACATTCGCAAACGGGTGACCATTTTAACTTCCATTAATTCCGGCATGACCATTGGCTCTGGCGGATCGGCCGGTAAAGAAGGCCCTATTGTGCAGATCGGCGCGGCCATTGGTTCCAGCATCGGCCAATTGTTTCGTGTTTCGCAGCGACGGTTAAAAATTCTGGTGGGCTGCGGCGCGGCCGGCGGCCTGGCCGCGGTGTTCAACGCGCCAGTGGCCGGCGTGCTTTTCGCCATCGAAATCATTCTGGGCGATTACCGCCTGGGCGTCTTTTCGCCTATTGTGATTTCTTCGGTCATCTCTACCACGCTTTCCCGCGCCCTGATCGGTTCCAGCCCGGTGTTTATGATCCCTCAATACTCGCTGCAAAGCCCCGCAGAGTACCCGCTGTATTTGCTGATGGGGCTGTTAGGTGGTATTTTAGCCGTCATCTTTATCAAAACCCTTTACGGCATCGAAGACTTTTTCGAAGACAATCTTACCGTGCCAGGCTGGGTGAAGCCGGCCATCGGCGGATTGTTGACCGGTATTATTGCTTACAAATTTCCGGAGTTATACGGCTTTGACGATTCTGCTACCCATACCGCCCTTATGGGTTACACAGAAATCTCCATTATCGCCATCCTGATTGTGGCCAAAATTCTGGCCACATCATTCACCCTGGGCTCCGGAGGAACGGGCGGGTTGTTTACGCCTTCCCTTTTTATCGGGGCTATGTTTGGCGCCCTGTTTGGCACGGTGGTTAATATGCTGTTTCCGGGAGTGACCGCGCCGCCGGGGGCTTATGCCCTGGTTGGAATGGGCGTTCTCGTCTCCGGTACCATTCATGCTCCGTTAACGGCGCTGCTGATGATCTTTGAAATTACCGGCGATTACGATATCATTTTGCCCCTGATGCTGGGCACCGTTACCTCCGTTATTGTGGCGCGCGCCATCGAAAGAGAATCCATTTACACCATGAAAATATCCCATTTTTCGCACCGAACCGAAGCGGGCAAAAATCTTGACATTTTACGCTCCCATCGTATTACCAGCCTGATTACCACCGATGTGCCCGTGGTTTACGAATATACGCCTTTTGAAGAGGTTTTAAATCTCTTCATGAAAACCCATTACAACACCATTCCGGTGCTCAACAAAGATCAGAAGGTGGTTGGCACCATTTCTCTGCGCGAAATCCGGCCGGTCTTGTTCGACCGCGACATCGCCCCCTTGCTTTTAGCCATCGACATTATGAGCGAAAATGTATTTGTCCTTGAACAGGATAGCACCCTGGAAGAAGCCCTGCAAAAAATGGAGATTGACGACTCGGAACTGTTGCCGGTGGTCGAATCAACCCAAACCATGCGTTATCTGGGGATGGTCGCTCGCGAAGACATCTGGCGTCGTTACTCCAAAGAAAGTTTGTTGTTAACGGACAGTCGTGAATAA
- the hisS gene encoding histidine--tRNA ligase → MIKRIKGTQDILPEATPQWIALENLIRKTMTLYNFHELRTPIFEQTQLFARGIGQLTDIVSKEMYTFLDRGKKQLTLKPEMTAPIMRAYIENKLYARAPVNKVFYIAPLFRQENPQAGRLRQFHQFGAETLGSADPLADVEIIDLAMSTFQLVGLKNINLRINSVGDPQCRAPYKETLKEYMRPHLAEYCEDCQRRYEENPLRVLDCKNPTCQQLNQQAPKLNEHLCEACDAHYARVKETLKLLEIPFTEDPYLVRGLDYYTRTVFEITSDVLGAQNAICGGGRYDLLASELEGPDTPAVGFAAGMERLLIAMEQEGIVLQEPPRLDVFIVALGDQAKSQAPRWLKQIRLSGLSAETDLLGRSIKAQMREANRQRARFVLLVGEDELQRKEFSVKLMDRGEQISVPFDEIVDFLKRQTKQD, encoded by the coding sequence ATGATAAAACGTATTAAAGGCACCCAGGATATTTTGCCGGAAGCAACGCCGCAATGGATTGCGCTGGAAAATTTAATCCGAAAAACAATGACGCTTTACAACTTCCATGAATTACGCACACCCATTTTTGAACAAACCCAGTTGTTTGCCCGCGGAATCGGCCAGTTGACGGATATCGTTTCCAAAGAGATGTACACCTTTCTTGATCGCGGCAAAAAACAGTTAACCTTAAAGCCGGAAATGACCGCGCCCATCATGCGCGCTTACATCGAAAATAAACTGTACGCCCGGGCGCCCGTCAATAAAGTTTTTTACATCGCGCCCCTTTTTCGTCAGGAAAATCCGCAGGCCGGCCGCTTGCGCCAGTTTCACCAGTTTGGCGCAGAAACCCTGGGCTCGGCCGATCCTTTGGCCGACGTGGAGATCATCGACCTGGCGATGAGTACATTCCAATTGGTCGGGCTCAAAAACATCAACCTTCGAATTAATTCGGTGGGCGATCCTCAATGCCGCGCTCCTTATAAAGAGACGTTAAAAGAGTACATGCGCCCTCATCTGGCCGAGTATTGCGAAGACTGTCAACGTCGGTACGAAGAAAACCCCTTACGCGTGCTGGATTGTAAAAATCCAACCTGTCAACAGTTAAATCAACAGGCGCCCAAATTAAACGAGCATCTTTGCGAAGCGTGCGACGCACATTATGCGCGCGTTAAAGAAACGCTAAAGCTTCTCGAAATTCCTTTTACAGAAGATCCTTATCTGGTGCGTGGGCTGGATTATTACACGCGCACGGTTTTCGAAATTACCAGCGACGTGCTTGGCGCCCAGAATGCCATTTGCGGCGGGGGACGCTACGATCTGCTGGCCAGCGAGCTGGAAGGTCCCGATACGCCGGCTGTTGGCTTTGCCGCTGGCATGGAACGCCTGTTAATAGCCATGGAACAGGAAGGCATTGTATTGCAAGAACCGCCCCGCCTGGACGTTTTTATTGTGGCGCTCGGCGATCAGGCTAAAAGCCAGGCGCCCCGCTGGTTAAAACAAATTCGTCTGTCCGGCCTTTCTGCAGAAACAGACCTTTTGGGCCGCAGCATCAAAGCCCAGATGCGCGAAGCTAACCGCCAGCGCGCACGTTTTGTACTGCTGGTGGGCGAGGATGAATTGCAGCGCAAAGAATTCAGCGTAAAGTTAATGGATCGTGGAGAGCAAATCTCTGTACCTTTTGACGAAATCGTCGATTTTTTAAAACGGCAAACAAAACAAGATTAA
- a CDS encoding aminotransferase class V-fold PLP-dependent enzyme: protein MSVYDSDAEKIRPLIIGCEQKVPTLSGEMKPYINFDNAASTPSFKPVLEAINQFMPWYSSIHRGAGFKSQLSTLVYDKTREIVLQYCKAEPQFHTVVYGKNTTELVNKVSKRLMTADDEFVLTTRMEHHSNDLPWRYHQKALFVEVDEKGRLDLEDLRRKLKAYKGKIKLLAMTGASNVTGYINPIYQAAQMAHEYGAQILVDAAQLAPHRPLDMKAQDDPQHIDFLVFSGHKIYAPFGQGALIADIAFLEQGMPDQVGGGVIDIVDNDYAYWTSPPDKDEAGTPNVVGALALARALQVFQEIGLDVIVEHEKELTRYALQKMKEIPGITIYGSDDPQEVDDRLGVITFNLDGYYHAFVSAVLTYEHAIGVRNGCFCAHPYLKRLLKVTPEQNAAFEQRLKEGDHSDIPGAIRMSFGIYNTKQEIDRFIQALKDIKNNKIAGLYRQNKATGEFHPENYRFSFKGYFEL, encoded by the coding sequence ATGAGCGTTTACGATTCAGATGCTGAAAAAATCCGCCCGTTAATCATTGGTTGTGAGCAAAAAGTGCCAACCCTTTCCGGCGAAATGAAACCGTACATTAACTTTGACAATGCGGCCAGTACGCCGAGTTTTAAGCCCGTGCTGGAGGCGATTAATCAGTTTATGCCCTGGTATTCAAGCATTCACCGTGGCGCCGGCTTTAAATCGCAGTTAAGCACCCTGGTTTACGATAAAACGCGCGAAATTGTGCTGCAGTACTGCAAGGCCGAGCCCCAATTCCATACCGTGGTTTACGGCAAAAACACCACCGAACTGGTCAACAAAGTGTCTAAAAGATTAATGACTGCCGACGATGAGTTTGTACTAACCACACGCATGGAGCACCATTCCAACGACCTGCCCTGGCGCTATCATCAAAAGGCGCTTTTTGTGGAGGTGGACGAAAAAGGGCGCCTGGACCTGGAAGATTTACGCCGCAAGCTAAAAGCCTACAAAGGCAAGATTAAACTGCTGGCCATGACCGGCGCTTCTAATGTTACCGGTTATATTAATCCCATCTATCAGGCGGCGCAGATGGCTCATGAGTATGGCGCGCAAATTTTAGTGGATGCCGCCCAGCTGGCGCCGCATCGTCCGCTGGATATGAAGGCGCAGGACGATCCGCAGCACATCGATTTTCTCGTCTTTTCAGGGCACAAAATTTACGCCCCTTTTGGGCAGGGCGCATTGATTGCCGATATCGCCTTTTTAGAGCAGGGCATGCCCGATCAGGTAGGAGGCGGAGTCATCGATATTGTGGATAACGATTATGCCTACTGGACTTCGCCGCCGGATAAAGACGAAGCAGGAACGCCCAATGTGGTGGGCGCCCTGGCGCTGGCCAGAGCTTTGCAGGTTTTTCAGGAAATCGGGCTGGACGTTATTGTGGAACACGAAAAAGAACTCACCAGATACGCGCTGCAAAAAATGAAGGAGATTCCCGGCATCACCATTTACGGCTCCGACGACCCGCAGGAGGTGGACGACAGATTGGGCGTTATTACCTTTAACCTGGACGGTTATTATCATGCCTTTGTTTCGGCTGTTTTAACTTATGAACATGCTATTGGCGTGCGCAACGGCTGTTTTTGCGCTCATCCCTATTTAAAACGCCTGCTAAAGGTTACGCCCGAGCAAAACGCCGCTTTTGAACAACGACTGAAAGAGGGCGACCACAGCGACATTCCGGGCGCTATTCGCATGAGTTTCGGCATCTACAACACTAAGCAAGAAATAGATCGCTTTATTCAGGCGTTGAAGGATATCAAAAACAACAAAATCGCCGGCCTTTACCGGCAAAATAAAGCGACCGGAGAATTCCATCCGGAAAACTATCGTTTTAGTTTTAAAGGCTATTTTGAGCTCTAA
- a CDS encoding CPBP family intramembrane glutamic endopeptidase: MNNNDNKEVRSYPEPVEALIVVLASFFFLVLMVVAVGAISGAKEPIEMIENSRSIYIFGGLVFLVVPLIYARIRKFDIVQVFRLKPVPAEIMYLSVVNAIGLTIIGDELDRIVQLIVPAPEWLAEMLQPLRVQSSAEWLQVLLGAVLIAAVAEEFLFRGFLQISLEKKGDVTRAVLLTSIAWTLIHQNPYWAIQIFVIGVLIGFVAWRTDSVFPAIVIHGIYNLIGVVLVNIDITEKFSFYEWKGHVNPLIVLFGLTLLVGTIRMMNRFYSK; the protein is encoded by the coding sequence ATGAATAATAATGACAATAAAGAAGTCAGAAGCTATCCGGAACCTGTGGAGGCGCTTATTGTTGTACTGGCCTCTTTCTTTTTCCTGGTATTAATGGTCGTTGCGGTGGGTGCGATTTCTGGCGCCAAAGAACCTATTGAGATGATTGAAAATTCCCGTTCCATTTACATATTTGGCGGGCTGGTGTTTCTGGTGGTGCCTTTGATCTATGCCCGAATCCGTAAATTTGACATTGTGCAAGTTTTCAGATTAAAGCCCGTTCCTGCAGAAATAATGTACCTGAGCGTTGTAAACGCCATTGGCCTAACGATCATCGGAGACGAGCTGGATCGCATTGTCCAGTTGATTGTTCCGGCGCCGGAATGGCTGGCCGAAATGTTGCAGCCCCTGCGCGTGCAAAGCAGCGCGGAATGGTTGCAGGTACTGCTTGGCGCCGTGCTTATTGCCGCCGTGGCCGAAGAATTTCTGTTTCGCGGATTTTTGCAAATTTCGCTGGAAAAAAAAGGCGATGTGACCAGGGCCGTGCTGCTCACTTCCATCGCCTGGACCCTGATTCATCAAAATCCCTACTGGGCCATCCAGATTTTTGTAATCGGCGTGTTGATCGGCTTTGTGGCCTGGCGAACCGATTCGGTTTTCCCTGCCATCGTCATCCACGGTATTTACAATCTGATCGGCGTTGTGCTCGTCAATATTGATATTACGGAGAAGTTTTCTTTTTACGAATGGAAAGGACATGTTAATCCGTTGATTGTGCTGTTTGGGCTGACGCTGCTGGTGGGTACCATCAGGATGATGAATCGATTTTACAGCAAATAA
- a CDS encoding GWxTD domain-containing protein yields the protein MIPRIIIWILVGSLFLAAQQEPTVRKLKTRYGFTVDRLKPITYQLFVHRTAEWKPIIYLAVDVQHDILSFVKTKDGYVSKFRVSVAIRDDKGNLTNKNSWDEQALLKDFEDTNSKVQFQYRLYKLKVFDADWLGKRSGQFQLYLAVNDLVANNVYSFKHKFTIDSLEKKWASTEIAFLKQRADSARFPLMGRDKVLRFSKPAWAFVRLKNPDEQKLTFNLRIYQEEKQGHKLFYQQFLEVEGQNGLFDLQAPLPMDSLDEGSYLLRISCKEWHKERKFKVFWFEKPTYLYRYDLAIRPMRLILDKKTYKYARSLSYDELEKWFKQYWKKRDPSKGTVYNEIMAEFFRRVEIANKRYSNRHREGWETDRGRIYILYGEPKEIDDHRYATETKPYQIWVYSDSLQFMFVDKNLDGEFELVNEEK from the coding sequence ATGATTCCAAGAATAATTATCTGGATATTGGTTGGTTCGTTATTTTTAGCGGCTCAGCAGGAACCCACAGTCAGAAAATTAAAGACCAGGTATGGTTTTACGGTCGATCGATTAAAACCGATTACCTATCAATTATTTGTTCACCGCACCGCCGAATGGAAACCGATCATCTACCTGGCAGTAGATGTTCAACATGATATTCTTTCTTTTGTAAAAACGAAGGACGGCTATGTGAGTAAATTCCGCGTCAGTGTGGCCATTCGCGACGATAAGGGTAATTTAACCAACAAAAACTCGTGGGACGAACAGGCCCTTTTGAAGGACTTCGAAGACACCAACTCCAAAGTGCAATTTCAATACCGCCTGTACAAGCTTAAAGTTTTTGACGCTGATTGGTTAGGAAAACGTTCCGGTCAGTTTCAGCTCTACCTGGCAGTTAACGATCTGGTCGCCAACAATGTTTACTCTTTTAAACACAAGTTTACCATCGATAGCTTGGAGAAAAAGTGGGCCAGCACCGAAATCGCCTTTTTGAAACAAAGGGCAGACAGCGCGCGCTTTCCGCTGATGGGGCGGGACAAAGTTCTGCGCTTTAGCAAACCTGCCTGGGCATTTGTCCGTTTAAAGAACCCCGATGAACAAAAATTGACGTTTAATCTTCGCATCTATCAGGAGGAAAAGCAGGGCCATAAGCTGTTTTATCAACAATTTTTAGAGGTTGAGGGGCAAAATGGGCTGTTCGATTTACAGGCGCCGCTGCCCATGGATTCTCTGGACGAAGGCAGCTACCTGTTGCGCATAAGCTGTAAAGAGTGGCATAAGGAGCGTAAGTTCAAAGTATTCTGGTTTGAAAAACCCACCTATCTTTACCGCTACGATCTGGCCATTCGTCCCATGCGTTTAATTCTGGATAAAAAAACGTATAAATACGCGCGCAGCCTGAGTTACGATGAGCTGGAAAAGTGGTTCAAACAATACTGGAAAAAACGCGACCCGTCTAAAGGCACCGTTTACAACGAAATCATGGCCGAATTTTTCAGGCGCGTTGAGATTGCAAACAAACGTTATTCCAATCGCCATCGTGAAGGCTGGGAAACCGACCGCGGGCGCATCTATATTCTTTACGGCGAGCCTAAAGAGATTGACGACCACCGTTATGCCACAGAAACCAAGCCCTATCAAATTTGGGTATATTCAGATAGCTTACAATTTATGTTTGTAGATAAAAACCTGGATGGAGAATTTGAATTGGTTAACGAAGAAAAGTGA
- a CDS encoding TrmH family RNA methyltransferase: MIKKISKNRLKFFRQLQKKKYRQEHGLYVVSGLRAVQEALSAAEIAIESVLIDEAQLHLMNELPRTIDKEVLTLSGDEFRQLVEEKTPQGIALVVKKPHFSLDVRRLPQALLYLEEINDPGNLGTLMRSAAWFGWQAILLSKNSVDPYAPKTVRASAGTIAHLQIYENVGAAELEQLKKAGRYRLIAASAHTGQELTTFTLNSRTKRILALGSEAHGLSKRILTLSDWQVNIKRPGKGESLNLAMAGTIFLYHFTLISSLDFKGAGKHE, from the coding sequence ATGATTAAAAAGATCAGTAAAAATAGATTGAAATTCTTTCGCCAGCTGCAAAAAAAGAAGTACCGCCAGGAACATGGATTGTACGTTGTCAGCGGACTGCGGGCCGTGCAAGAAGCGTTAAGCGCCGCGGAAATCGCCATAGAATCCGTGCTCATCGACGAGGCCCAGTTGCATTTAATGAATGAACTCCCGCGTACGATTGACAAAGAAGTTTTGACGCTTTCTGGCGATGAATTCAGACAGCTGGTCGAAGAAAAAACGCCGCAGGGCATTGCGCTGGTCGTTAAAAAGCCGCATTTTTCTCTGGATGTCCGACGTCTTCCGCAGGCGCTTCTTTATCTGGAAGAGATCAACGATCCGGGAAATCTGGGCACGCTGATGCGCAGCGCAGCCTGGTTTGGCTGGCAGGCAATCCTATTAAGCAAAAATTCGGTCGATCCCTATGCGCCCAAAACCGTCCGCGCCAGCGCCGGAACGATTGCTCACCTTCAAATTTATGAAAACGTTGGCGCCGCCGAGCTGGAACAACTTAAAAAAGCAGGCCGTTATCGACTGATTGCCGCCTCGGCGCACACAGGACAGGAGCTGACCACCTTTACGCTCAACAGCCGGACAAAGCGGATTTTGGCCCTGGGAAGCGAAGCTCATGGACTTTCGAAGCGGATTTTAACGCTGAGCGACTGGCAGGTGAATATTAAAAGGCCGGGCAAAGGCGAATCCTTAAACCTGGCCATGGCCGGAACTATTTTTTTGTACCACTTTACCTTAATCAGTTCCCTGGATTTTAAAGGAGCAGGCAAACATGAATAA
- a CDS encoding SatD family protein, with the protein MGPVTVINGDIKASRKMQRMERYEWQLFMKSTIVQLNEQYSELIEAPFMITKGDEFQGVIRRMSDVDRIICKIEQLIYPLQVRFGVGYGNIHKMGSKIPIEMDGPAFHRASEALNTAKQKKRFVWFSTGDDRFDLAANTIYLLIFAIKSKWRKNSFTRYWKYKEMGTYERVASSEGVSAQAVWDTLHQARAIEVIEAEKAIEALLKQRENFYLL; encoded by the coding sequence ATGGGGCCCGTAACTGTCATCAACGGTGATATTAAAGCTTCGCGCAAGATGCAGCGCATGGAACGCTACGAATGGCAGTTATTCATGAAATCGACTATCGTTCAGCTCAACGAGCAATATTCCGAATTAATCGAAGCGCCGTTTATGATTACCAAAGGCGATGAGTTCCAGGGCGTAATCCGGCGCATGAGCGATGTGGACCGGATCATCTGTAAAATTGAGCAGTTAATTTATCCGCTGCAAGTTCGTTTTGGCGTGGGCTACGGGAATATTCACAAAATGGGCAGCAAAATACCCATCGAAATGGACGGGCCGGCTTTTCATCGGGCGTCGGAAGCATTGAACACGGCCAAGCAGAAAAAGCGCTTTGTATGGTTCAGCACGGGCGATGATAGATTCGATCTGGCGGCCAATACGATTTATCTGCTCATTTTTGCCATTAAATCCAAATGGCGCAAAAATAGTTTTACGCGCTACTGGAAATACAAAGAAATGGGCACATACGAACGGGTGGCCAGTAGCGAAGGCGTAAGCGCCCAGGCCGTTTGGGATACCCTGCATCAGGCGCGGGCCATCGAGGTAATAGAAGCAGAAAAGGCCATCGAAGCATTGTTAAAGCAAAGAGAGAATTTTTATTTGCTGTAA